GCTTCCCGCCCAGGGATCGGTGTTTCACTGTCCGAACTGCCACGCGAGCTATCGGATCGCCGAGTTCATGCGGACCGATCGCGATCTCAGTACGCTCAAACAGCTCCAGTAGTCACCCCGCGTCACCGTCCCGTTCGAACCCCGAACAGCCGTGCATGTCGTTCATGATTCTTATTCGCCGAAAACGGGGCTGAGCCGCCGTTTCCCCGCGGTCGTGTGTTAACGGACCTCAATACACTACTATAACCCTCCAGTCGCTAGAACCAGTTGCCTATGAAAAAGCAGGAGCTCATCCACCTCCACGGCCTGCTTGCAGAGGTACGCAAACACCACCAAGCTCGAACAGGGACGGCGGTCGAGTACGAGGGGTACGAATCCCTCGGCG
This sequence is a window from Halococcus salifodinae DSM 8989. Protein-coding genes within it:
- a CDS encoding DUF7836 family putative zinc-binding protein, translated to MDEAAVQLLCPECAKNWRSTPRELPAQGSVFHCPNCHASYRIAEFMRTDRDLSTLKQLQ